From Vanessa cardui chromosome 29, ilVanCard2.1, whole genome shotgun sequence, a single genomic window includes:
- the LOC124541865 gene encoding ATP-dependent lipid A-core flippase-like, producing MSRAPFIRVTHELASPAEVGGASVWRPWRRLATSLCVTRLAAPPRGTHLAAAPLCGGGASAWRPGGAWRRPAARLGDGGGALSAGQRQLLCLARALLARRAVLVLDEATANVDTETDKHIQTTIRTKFAQSTVLTIAHRLNTVMDYDRVIVMDKGRIVESGHPFELLTQSSQQAKSEAQPRRAILTKSQAPLAIPESFRRDESARTRTLSHRSDVSEQDGAGGVFKSLVEQTGQETAAMLYKMAEESYNEYLKKKQS from the exons ATGAGTCGCGCGCCTTTTATCCGCGTGACGCACGAACTGGCGTCACCGGCGGAGGTTGGCGGCGCCTCCGTGTGGCGCCCCTGGCGGCGGCTGGCGACGTCTCTGTGTGTGACGCGGCTGGCGGCGCCTCCGCGTGGGACTCACCTAGCGGCGGCGCCTCTGTGTGGCGGCGGCGCCTCCGCGTGGCGCCCCGGCGGCGCGTG GCGGCGGCCGGCGGCGCGGCTCGGCGACGGCGGCGGCGCGCTGTCGGCGGGGCAGCGCCAGCTGCTGTGCCTGGCGCGCGCGCTGCTGGCGCGCCGCGCCGTGCTCGTGCTGGACGAGGCCACCGCCAACGTCGACACCGA GACGGACAAGCACATCCAGACGACGATCCGCACGAAGTTCGCGCAGTCGACGGTGCTCACGATCGCGCACCGGCTGAACACCGTCATGGACTACGACCGCGTCATCGTCATGGACAA AGGCCGAATCGTTGAGTCCGGCCACCCCTTCGAGCTGCTGACTCAGTCGAGCCAGCAAGCGAAGTCGGAGGCGCAGCCGAGGCGCGCCATCCTCACCAAGAGTCAG GCGCCGCTCGCGATCCCGGAGAGCTTCCGGCGCGACGAGAGCGCCCGCACGCGCACGCTCTCCCACAG GTCTGATGTGAGCGAGCAGGACGGCGCCGGCGGCGTGTTCAAGTCGCTCGTGGAGCAAACGGGACAGGAGACCGCCGCCATGTTGTACAAGATGGCGGAAGAG AGCTATAACGAATATCTTAAGAAGAAACAGTCATAG